From Salvia splendens isolate huo1 chromosome 16, SspV2, whole genome shotgun sequence, a single genomic window includes:
- the LOC121770305 gene encoding uncharacterized protein LOC121770305, translating into MQIAPALIAFSLDFFDASSICISSFSAHELALLQISSETISSNDLKRVNGKLLLANPQSQRIEIEHYLNTQNHRLRIALYERRRRQTALLVRSYDSKIQSLPKQSDDEISRAGGGKWTWRNG; encoded by the exons ATGCAGATCGCGCCGGCCTTGATCGCCTTCAGCCTCGACTTCTTCGACGCCTCCAGCATCTGCATCAGCAGCTTCAGCGCGCACGAGCTCGCCTTGTTGCAGATCTCGTCGGAGACGATCTCCAGCAACGATTTGAAGCGTGTCAATGGAAAATTGCTACTAGCCAATCCTCAATCACAACGAATCGAGATTGAACACTACCTCAATACACAG AACCACAGATTGAGAATCGCACTATatgagcggcggcggcggcagacgGCGCTCCTGGTGAGGAGTTACGATTCGAAGATCCAGTCTCTACCGAAGCAGAGCGACGACGAGATCTCGAGAGCGGGTGGAGGAAAATGGACCTGGAGGAATGGGTGA